TTCTAAGTTTATTTCCATGTATTTGCTTTTTGCAATTGGGTTTAAGGGGGGACAAGAACTTTCGCATGAGGAATTTTCCGGTGAGATTGTTAATTCCATTGTACTTGCGCTGATTTTATCGCTGGCCATTCCGGTTTATACCTTTTTTATTTTACGAAGAAAATTAAATGTGTATGACGCCGGTGCCATTGCTGCTGCTTATGGATCGGTGAGTGCTGTTACTTTTGTTACTTCCGTTAGCTACCTCGAATTGTTAGGTAAATCATTTCATGGTCACATGGTGGCAATAATGGCTTTAATGGAAGCACCTGCAATTATTGCGGGATTGTTTTTGTTATCGCGTTTTTCTGAAGAAAAAAATACGGCAGTTTCTAAACGGGAAGTTATCCGTCATTCCCTCACCAATGGAAGCGTGGTGCTAATTTTGGGCAGCTTGCTGATTGGCTATTTTTCAGATGCGGGTCAGGCCGAAGGAATCAAGCCTTTTACCAATGATATTTTTAAAGGATTTTTGGCCATCTTTTTATTAGACATGGGGATTACCAGTGGTAAAAATCTTTCTTCATTAAAAAATTACGGTTGGTTTCCCTATGCATTTGCCATCCTCATTCCTTTAGTGAATGGCGTTGCGGTTGCCTGGTTGAGTGCATTGGTAAGTCCGGTTCCGGAAAACAGATTTATGTTTGGAATTCTGGCGGCTAGTGCATCCTATATTGCTGTGCCTGCTGCCATGCGCATTGCCAACCCGAAAGCGAATCCGGGAATATATTTGCCTATGTCACTAGCCATAACATTTCCGGTTAATATCACCATTGGTATGCCGCTTTATTGGGCAGTGGCCAATTGGTAAATCAGTAGGCTCTTACTTTTTTGCCTTCCATAAAATTCACGAATGCACGATTAGCAACGCGGTGTCCGCCCGGTGTTGGATAATCGCCGGAGAAGTACCAGTCGCCACTGTTTTTCGGACAAGAGGCATGAAGGTTTTCTATGGTTTGAAAAATCACTTCCACTTGTGCTTTACATCCGGGAGGGGTAACGAGTTGTGCAACCTTTGCAGATATTTCTTCCGGTTGAAATGCTTCGTACACTTTTACCGCCACATTGTGCGATTGTTCACGTGGTAAACGAAGTTGTTCCTTCGCCATCATATACACTTCATCGAGTAAGCCACTCATGTTTCGTTCGCGCAGTAATTCCACCGCAGCCTGAAAAGCGATGAAGTCGCCCATAATAGCCATATCAATGCCGTAACAATCCGGAAAACGAATTTGCGGTGCGGAGGAGACAATGATAATTTTTTTCGGTTGCAGGCGATCCAGCATTTTAATAATGCTTTTTTTCAACGTGGTTCCGCGTACGATGGAATCATCGATCACCACCAGATTATCCACGCCTTTATTTACCGTGCCGTGTGTTACATCGTAAACATGTGCCACCATATCATCCCTTGCGTCATCATTGGTGATAAAGGTGCGAAGTTTGGCATCTTTAACAGCAAGTTTTTCTACGCGGGGACGAATGGATAATATTTGTTCCAGTTTATCGGGATCGGGATTCGATCCCAGTGAAAGAATTTTTTCTTTTTTAATGATATTGAGATGATCTTCTACCCCTTTGATCATTCCGTAAAAGGCCGTTTCTGCAGTGTTGGGTATATAGGAAAAAACAGTGTTCTCCAGATCGTTGTCGATGCTTTTGAGAATTTGCGGAACGAGACTTTTTCCTAATTGAATCCGCTCGCGGTAAATTTCTGCATCGCTACCGCGTGAAAAATAAATCCGCTCAAAGGAACATGCTTTTCGTTCTTTGGTTTCGGTGATGGAAAATTCACCAACCTGACCATTTTTCCGAATGATTAAGGCGTGTCCGGGTGTAATTTCTTTTACGGCCTCGAAGGGGACATTAAATGCAGTTTGAATAACGGGACGTTCCGATGCAACAACACAAATTTCATCGTCCTGGTAATAGTAAGCTGGACGAATTCCGTGTGAGTCGCGCAATACAAATGCATCTCCATGTCCGGTTAATCCTGCCATAGCATAACCTCCATCCCATTTTTCTGCAGAATTGATTAGAATCTGCTGGATGTCCATATTGGATGCAATCAAACCGGAAATTTGTCGGTTAGAGTAGCCAAGTGCTTTGTAAATTTTAAACAGTCGTTCATTTTCTACATCGAGGAAATGACCGATTTTTTCCATCACCGTAACGGTGTCCGACATCTCTTTCGGATGTTGTCCGATTTCAGTTAACTGGGCGAATAGTTCATCCACATTGGTGAGGTTGAAGTTCCCTGCCACCACGAGGTTGCGGGTCATCCAGTTATTCTGACGTAAAAAGGGGTGACAACTTTCTATTGAGTTTTTCCCGTAGGTTCCATAGCGCAGGTGTCCGAGAAACAATTCCCCGGTGAATCCGAAATTTTCTTTTAGGTAAGCTACATCCTTAAGTAATGCAGGGTTGTTTTCGGTGCCTGAGTTGATTTTACCATAGATCTCCGAAAATATTTCCTGAATGGCATTGGTGTTAATGGAACGTTTTCTGGAAATATAACGCTGCCCAGGCTGCATGTCGAATTTAATATTCGCGATCCCCGCCCCGTCTTGT
The Flavobacteriales bacterium genome window above contains:
- a CDS encoding class II glutamine amidotransferase; the encoded protein is MSDNIKHECGIALLRLLQPLEYYVDKYGTAFYGLNKMYLLMEKQHNRGQDGAGIANIKFDMQPGQRYISRKRSINTNAIQEIFSEIYGKINSGTENNPALLKDVAYLKENFGFTGELFLGHLRYGTYGKNSIESCHPFLRQNNWMTRNLVVAGNFNLTNVDELFAQLTEIGQHPKEMSDTVTVMEKIGHFLDVENERLFKIYKALGYSNRQISGLIASNMDIQQILINSAEKWDGGYAMAGLTGHGDAFVLRDSHGIRPAYYYQDDEICVVASERPVIQTAFNVPFEAVKEITPGHALIIRKNGQVGEFSITETKERKACSFERIYFSRGSDAEIYRERIQLGKSLVPQILKSIDNDLENTVFSYIPNTAETAFYGMIKGVEDHLNIIKKEKILSLGSNPDPDKLEQILSIRPRVEKLAVKDAKLRTFITNDDARDDMVAHVYDVTHGTVNKGVDNLVVIDDSIVRGTTLKKSIIKMLDRLQPKKIIIVSSAPQIRFPDCYGIDMAIMGDFIAFQAAVELLRERNMSGLLDEVYMMAKEQLRLPREQSHNVAVKVYEAFQPEEISAKVAQLVTPPGCKAQVEVIFQTIENLHASCPKNSGDWYFSGDYPTPGGHRVANRAFVNFMEGKKVRAY
- a CDS encoding sodium-dependent bicarbonate transport family permease, which gives rise to MQTDLLISNLTNPAFLFFVLGILAVLIKSDLEIPSTSSKFISMYLLFAIGFKGGQELSHEEFSGEIVNSIVLALILSLAIPVYTFFILRRKLNVYDAGAIAAAYGSVSAVTFVTSVSYLELLGKSFHGHMVAIMALMEAPAIIAGLFLLSRFSEEKNTAVSKREVIRHSLTNGSVVLILGSLLIGYFSDAGQAEGIKPFTNDIFKGFLAIFLLDMGITSGKNLSSLKNYGWFPYAFAILIPLVNGVAVAWLSALVSPVPENRFMFGILAASASYIAVPAAMRIANPKANPGIYLPMSLAITFPVNITIGMPLYWAVANW